One Nocardia sp. BMG111209 DNA segment encodes these proteins:
- a CDS encoding DNA-binding protein, protein MARPQSRLTAGTLVLDSEGLSKWCAADQKVTAYVREAQDNDFRVIVTALTPIEAYDMKVKNERFRWHLSRLRIEPVTDEIAFDAIGLLREAGLHGHKYAIDAVVAATALHATKPVVILTSDVDDMTKLCGKGVRVVAV, encoded by the coding sequence GTGGCACGCCCGCAAAGCCGACTGACCGCCGGAACTCTTGTGCTCGACAGCGAAGGACTGTCGAAGTGGTGTGCAGCGGATCAGAAGGTCACCGCGTATGTCCGTGAGGCTCAAGACAACGACTTCCGTGTGATTGTCACTGCCCTCACTCCCATCGAGGCATACGACATGAAGGTCAAGAATGAGCGTTTTCGCTGGCACCTGTCTCGTTTGCGGATCGAACCTGTGACAGACGAGATCGCATTCGATGCGATCGGCCTTCTCCGCGAAGCCGGCCTGCACGGGCACAAGTATGCGATAGATGCCGTGGTGGCCGCGACGGCCCTGCATGCGACCAAGCCTGTGGTGATCTTGACCTCGGATGTGGACGATATGACCAAGCTGTGCGGCAAAGGTGTACGTGTCGTGGCGGTGTAA
- a CDS encoding N-acetyltransferase: MADDRVVGRGEATQRPDGRIFLSIDAWHEPVFDELAAAMLPNLPAPLYTVVDEVDTALRIAWERAGFAIGRREWEYFLSTGGLDKAPIPEEVTILPLGAARAEPLRLADDTIRAEIEAGAGGFVPVEIVACPDGRVPVDPARYAVAVGSGGYVGLLRIGMRRRHARIEFVGVRVDHRRRGIARALLTEVLGALHRSGIATVSAYVNAADTATLGLFDGIGGGRAGSNLELVLR, from the coding sequence GTGGCCGACGACCGAGTGGTCGGCCGAGGCGAGGCCACACAGCGGCCCGACGGCCGGATCTTCCTCAGCATCGACGCATGGCACGAGCCGGTTTTCGACGAACTGGCCGCGGCGATGCTGCCGAATCTGCCCGCGCCGCTGTACACGGTGGTCGACGAGGTCGACACCGCACTGCGAATCGCCTGGGAGCGAGCGGGTTTCGCTATCGGCCGCCGGGAGTGGGAATACTTCCTGTCCACCGGCGGTCTCGACAAGGCGCCGATTCCTGAGGAGGTGACGATCCTGCCGCTCGGCGCGGCGCGAGCAGAACCACTCCGGCTGGCGGACGACACGATTCGCGCCGAGATCGAGGCCGGGGCCGGTGGTTTCGTGCCGGTCGAGATCGTCGCCTGCCCGGACGGGCGGGTGCCGGTCGATCCGGCACGGTATGCGGTCGCGGTCGGATCGGGCGGCTACGTCGGCCTGCTCCGGATCGGGATGCGCCGCCGGCATGCCCGGATCGAGTTCGTCGGCGTGCGCGTCGATCATCGCCGCCGCGGCATCGCCCGAGCCCTGCTCACCGAGGTGCTCGGCGCACTGCACCGGTCCGGGATCGCGACGGTGTCGGCATATGTGAACGCCGCCGACACCGCCACTCTCGGGCTGTTCGACGGCATCGGCGGCGGTCGTGCGGGCAGCAACCTGGAGTTGGTGCTGCGATGA
- a CDS encoding effector-associated constant component EACC1 — MPESVSVTTSGNSDDLRALRSRLSADDALRGRVRLTRRMPPVGALGPAIETLTVALGTDGAATALNSALITWIRGQRGDLTLTVARADGVAVEFSAEDVGPDDEDSRSLIADLSADSVRETQTRTGQD; from the coding sequence GTGCCAGAATCCGTTTCCGTTACGACGTCGGGGAACAGTGACGACCTGCGTGCGTTGCGATCTCGACTGTCGGCCGACGATGCTCTGCGCGGGCGGGTGCGGCTGACCCGCAGGATGCCGCCGGTGGGTGCGCTCGGTCCGGCGATCGAGACGTTGACCGTCGCGCTGGGGACCGACGGCGCCGCGACGGCGCTGAACAGCGCACTCATCACCTGGATCCGTGGGCAGCGTGGCGACCTCACGCTGACAGTGGCGCGGGCCGATGGTGTGGCGGTGGAATTCAGCGCCGAGGATGTGGGTCCGGATGATGAGGACTCGCGGAGCCTGATCGCGGATCTCTCGGCGGATTCGGTGCGCGAGACGCAGACCCGTACCGGGCAGGACTGA
- a CDS encoding thioredoxin domain-containing protein, with product MNHLTSATSPYLRQHAENPVDWRQWDAEALAEAVERDVPILLSVGYASCHWCHVMAHESFEDEATAAVMNANFVCVKVDREERPDLDAVYMAATVAMTGQGGWPMTCFLTPAGEPFYCGTYYPKVARGGMPSFTQLLDAVTETWRDRRGEVDQAAAQVVDALRAQADGLPETDATVTSELLDQAVALVVRDVDSHNGGFGGAPKFPPSALLEGLLRHVERTGDEQALAVTALTAEAMARGGIYDQLRGGFARYSVDASWVVPHFEKMLYDNAQLLRVYGHLARRFSNVTVGQMVSSSARVAAETARFLIDDLGTAEGGFASAFDADTHVEAGAAGVEGATYVWTPEQLRETLGVDDGDWAAAFFNVTASGTFEHGTSVLTRYRDPEDPAHLERIRLRLRDVRDRRPQPERDDKVVTAWNGIAITALAEAGAALGHSEWVEAAVRCARYLLAEHVTDDRVVRASLGGVAGAAPGVLEDYAWLTTGLLALYQATGDPQWLGPAERLLDAAIDLFADSAQSGSWFDTAADAESLVTRPRDPFDGATPAGASALAEALLTASVLTGPERAGRYRVLADATLARGAIVLARAPRSGGHWLAVAEAALAGPIQVAVALPADADASELLTAARQFAPGGSAVLAGSENSSPLLVDRPPVTGRPAAYVCHGTVCDLPTTDPEALIAALDSVR from the coding sequence GTGAACCATTTGACCAGTGCGACCTCGCCTTATCTGCGCCAGCACGCCGAAAACCCGGTCGACTGGCGGCAGTGGGATGCCGAGGCGCTGGCGGAGGCGGTGGAGCGGGATGTGCCGATTCTGCTGTCCGTGGGGTATGCGAGTTGTCACTGGTGTCATGTGATGGCGCACGAGTCGTTCGAGGATGAGGCGACTGCGGCGGTGATGAACGCGAACTTCGTGTGCGTGAAGGTGGATCGCGAGGAGCGGCCCGATCTGGATGCGGTGTACATGGCGGCGACCGTTGCCATGACCGGGCAGGGTGGGTGGCCGATGACGTGTTTCCTCACGCCGGCGGGGGAGCCGTTCTACTGCGGTACCTATTATCCGAAGGTGGCGCGTGGGGGGATGCCCTCGTTCACGCAGTTGCTCGACGCCGTGACGGAGACCTGGCGGGATCGGCGGGGTGAGGTGGACCAGGCGGCGGCGCAGGTGGTCGATGCGTTGCGGGCGCAGGCCGACGGGTTGCCGGAGACCGATGCGACCGTGACATCCGAACTGCTGGATCAGGCTGTGGCCCTGGTGGTTCGGGATGTCGATTCGCACAACGGGGGATTCGGTGGGGCGCCGAAGTTTCCGCCGTCCGCGTTGCTGGAGGGGTTGTTGCGGCATGTCGAGCGGACCGGTGACGAGCAGGCGCTCGCGGTGACGGCGCTGACTGCCGAGGCGATGGCCCGGGGTGGTATCTACGATCAGTTGCGCGGTGGGTTCGCGCGGTATTCGGTCGATGCTTCGTGGGTGGTACCGCATTTCGAGAAGATGTTGTACGACAATGCGCAATTGCTGCGTGTGTACGGGCATCTCGCTCGGCGGTTCTCGAATGTAACAGTGGGGCAGATGGTTTCGTCGTCCGCGCGGGTCGCGGCCGAGACGGCTCGATTCCTGATCGATGATCTTGGTACCGCCGAGGGTGGGTTTGCCTCCGCTTTCGATGCCGATACGCATGTCGAGGCGGGTGCGGCCGGTGTCGAGGGGGCCACCTATGTGTGGACTCCGGAGCAGTTGCGGGAAACGCTCGGTGTAGACGACGGTGATTGGGCTGCGGCATTTTTCAATGTGACCGCCTCGGGCACCTTCGAACACGGGACCTCGGTGCTCACCCGGTACCGGGATCCGGAGGATCCGGCGCATTTGGAACGGATTCGGTTGCGGCTGCGGGATGTTCGCGATCGGCGCCCACAGCCGGAGCGGGACGACAAGGTGGTGACCGCCTGGAACGGGATCGCGATCACCGCGCTCGCCGAAGCCGGTGCGGCACTGGGACATTCGGAGTGGGTCGAGGCGGCTGTGCGCTGTGCCCGGTACCTGCTGGCCGAACATGTCACGGACGATCGGGTGGTGCGGGCCTCGTTGGGCGGTGTGGCCGGTGCGGCCCCGGGTGTGCTGGAGGATTACGCGTGGCTGACCACGGGGCTGCTCGCGCTGTACCAGGCCACCGGTGATCCGCAATGGCTCGGTCCTGCCGAGCGCCTGCTCGACGCCGCGATCGATCTGTTCGCCGATTCGGCGCAGTCGGGCAGTTGGTTCGATACCGCCGCCGATGCCGAATCGCTGGTCACCCGGCCGCGTGACCCGTTCGACGGTGCCACGCCGGCCGGTGCCTCCGCACTCGCCGAGGCGCTGTTGACCGCCTCGGTGCTCACCGGGCCGGAGCGGGCCGGACGGTACCGGGTGCTGGCCGACGCCACCCTCGCCCGGGGCGCGATCGTGCTGGCCCGGGCCCCGCGTTCCGGTGGTCACTGGCTGGCCGTCGCCGAGGCGGCGCTGGCCGGGCCGATCCAGGTGGCGGTTGCCCTGCCCGCCGACGCGGATGCGAGCGAACTACTCACCGCGGCAAGGCAATTCGCTCCCGGCGGCTCGGCAGTGCTTGCCGGATCGGAGAATTCGAGCCCGCTGTTGGTCGATCGGCCGCCGGTCACGGGGCGCCCCGCCGCCTACGTCTGCCACGGCACGGTGTGCGATCTTCCGACCACCGATCCGGAGGCGTTGATCGCCGCACTCGATTCGGTTCGCTGA
- a CDS encoding MFS transporter — translation MDPHISAMRPEPVATSGRANAVRALRSRPFRWYFAGQIASASGSFVQSTAIGWLVLQLTGSPASLGVVLAAGGVPPLLLGPWGGVIADRVDLRRLLIGTQIAFGLLAALLWLAAATGHAGVALVVAITVVSGIVQIVDAPARQSFVAQLVPPADLASAAAVNGIVQNSARVVGPALAGVLIATIGTTPCFAVNAISYLAVIAALVLIRPLPTTAPVTAHPGGVAAALRYARTRQQLWLPLTMMALVGVLAFNFPVILPVFAEHTFHGTGGTYGLLSAMLSIGSVAGSFAVGLIRHPRRLYLVAAAAAFAAGLTLTAVVPNLITACIALAVTGCAAFGFVTLASTALQLHADPAYRGRIMALWVFVFLGTTPIGSILTGWIIDTSGPRAALLTGAAACLIAAAVAARVHTPPHPDDVP, via the coding sequence ATGGATCCGCACATATCGGCGATGCGCCCCGAACCTGTCGCCACATCCGGCCGCGCGAATGCCGTCCGAGCCCTGCGATCCCGCCCGTTCCGCTGGTATTTCGCAGGCCAGATAGCCTCTGCCAGTGGTTCTTTCGTGCAATCGACCGCGATCGGCTGGCTGGTCCTGCAACTGACCGGCTCCCCGGCCTCCCTGGGTGTGGTCCTGGCCGCGGGTGGCGTACCGCCGCTGCTGCTCGGCCCGTGGGGCGGAGTGATCGCCGACCGAGTCGACCTGCGTCGCCTGCTGATCGGCACCCAGATCGCCTTCGGCCTGCTGGCCGCCCTGCTGTGGCTGGCCGCGGCAACGGGCCACGCCGGCGTCGCACTGGTCGTGGCGATCACGGTCGTGAGCGGCATCGTGCAGATCGTCGACGCACCCGCCCGCCAATCCTTCGTCGCCCAACTGGTCCCACCCGCGGACCTGGCGAGCGCCGCCGCCGTGAACGGCATAGTCCAGAACAGCGCCCGCGTGGTCGGCCCCGCCCTGGCCGGCGTCCTGATCGCGACGATCGGCACCACCCCCTGCTTCGCGGTGAACGCGATCTCCTACCTGGCCGTGATCGCCGCATTGGTCCTGATCCGCCCCCTGCCCACAACCGCCCCGGTGACCGCGCATCCCGGCGGCGTCGCGGCGGCCCTGCGCTACGCCCGCACCCGGCAACAACTCTGGCTCCCCCTGACCATGATGGCCCTGGTCGGCGTGCTGGCCTTCAACTTCCCCGTCATCCTGCCGGTCTTCGCCGAACACACCTTCCACGGCACCGGCGGCACCTACGGCCTACTGTCCGCGATGCTCAGCATCGGATCCGTGGCCGGATCCTTCGCGGTCGGCCTGATCCGCCACCCGCGCCGCCTCTACCTGGTAGCCGCGGCCGCCGCCTTCGCCGCCGGACTCACCCTGACCGCAGTGGTCCCGAATCTGATCACGGCCTGCATAGCCCTGGCCGTAACCGGCTGCGCCGCTTTCGGTTTCGTAACCCTGGCCTCCACGGCCCTGCAACTGCACGCCGACCCCGCCTACCGAGGCCGGATCATGGCCCTCTGGGTCTTCGTCTTCCTCGGCACCACCCCGATCGGCAGCATCCTCACCGGCTGGATCATCGATACCTCCGGCCCCCGCGCCGCGCTCCTCACCGGCGCCGCCGCCTGCCTGATCGCCGCCGCAGTCGCCGCCCGAGTCCACACCCCACCCCATCCGGACGACGTGCCCTGA
- a CDS encoding adenylate/guanylate cyclase domain-containing protein: protein MGRLILWALRARWGLSAVVMACNLSGLGVIVSELWLSGFLGRMGADWMSAVSRIAIYPTLGALAGIVLAVRDRDHYFGWLDAHRGPGPVEARRLLQLPIAITARALAIWLPGVIIAGILFAHEIDRRALPTVLGMFTLGAFESAGLTFLIVDRMIRPTIPAVAAVLGPAMHWSATVLNRVVVSWIVSAAVPMLGLITVLSDAESGTAERVRTGIYLACISIAVGALATSALALAVAEPLRLLRRAVDRVAHGDLDVEVPIGSTSEIGRLEHSVNELVANLRERERMRDVFGRHVGPQVAARALAGGADLTGDLREVTTLFVDVTGSVQMSTGLPPREFVATLNRLLSTVVAATEENGGLVNKFEGDAALCIFGAPIPMADNATPALRAARRIRDEVIAAAELDIGIGVARGLVFAGDVGTDTRLEFTVIGDAVNEAARLTTEAKRVPRRILVSQDVIEAATAAEGTNWQRYETIQLRGRPAPTYCWTDVPVELPDVGTDSAGAAGVPVAATTDFVTASAEIDIADRAAVDIRPILETGDGSAPQPGRAP, encoded by the coding sequence ATGGGCCGGCTGATTCTGTGGGCGCTGCGGGCACGCTGGGGCCTGTCGGCGGTGGTGATGGCCTGCAACCTCAGCGGCCTCGGCGTGATCGTCAGCGAATTGTGGCTCAGCGGTTTCCTCGGCCGGATGGGCGCGGACTGGATGTCGGCGGTGTCGCGGATCGCGATCTATCCGACGCTGGGCGCGCTGGCCGGGATCGTGCTGGCCGTCCGGGACCGGGACCACTACTTCGGCTGGCTCGACGCCCACCGCGGGCCGGGCCCGGTGGAGGCCCGGCGGCTGCTGCAACTGCCGATCGCGATCACCGCACGGGCACTGGCGATCTGGCTGCCGGGCGTGATCATCGCGGGCATCCTGTTCGCCCACGAGATCGACCGCCGGGCGCTGCCCACCGTGCTCGGTATGTTCACCCTCGGCGCGTTCGAATCGGCCGGGCTGACCTTCCTGATCGTCGACCGGATGATCCGGCCGACCATTCCCGCGGTGGCCGCGGTACTCGGCCCCGCCATGCACTGGAGCGCCACCGTGCTGAACCGCGTGGTGGTGTCGTGGATCGTATCGGCGGCCGTGCCGATGCTGGGCCTGATCACGGTGCTGTCCGATGCCGAATCCGGTACCGCGGAACGGGTCCGCACCGGCATCTATCTGGCGTGCATCAGTATCGCGGTCGGCGCGCTGGCGACGTCGGCCCTCGCGCTGGCCGTCGCCGAACCGCTGCGGCTGCTGCGCCGCGCAGTGGACCGGGTGGCGCACGGCGACCTCGACGTCGAGGTCCCGATCGGCAGCACCAGCGAGATCGGCCGCCTGGAACACTCGGTGAACGAACTGGTGGCGAATCTCCGTGAGCGCGAACGCATGCGGGACGTGTTCGGCCGCCACGTCGGCCCGCAGGTGGCCGCCCGAGCCCTCGCCGGCGGCGCCGACCTCACCGGCGACCTGCGCGAGGTGACCACCCTGTTCGTCGACGTGACCGGATCGGTGCAGATGTCCACCGGCCTGCCGCCCCGCGAATTCGTCGCCACGCTGAACCGGCTCCTGTCGACGGTGGTCGCCGCCACCGAGGAGAACGGCGGCCTGGTCAACAAATTCGAGGGCGACGCCGCACTGTGCATCTTCGGCGCACCGATTCCCATGGCGGACAACGCGACTCCCGCGCTGCGCGCCGCCCGCCGGATCCGCGACGAGGTGATCGCGGCGGCCGAACTCGACATCGGGATCGGCGTGGCGCGGGGTCTGGTGTTCGCCGGGGACGTCGGCACCGACACCCGCCTGGAGTTCACCGTGATCGGCGACGCGGTCAACGAGGCGGCCCGGCTCACCACCGAGGCGAAACGGGTGCCGCGCCGAATCCTGGTGAGCCAGGACGTGATCGAGGCCGCCACCGCTGCCGAGGGCACGAATTGGCAACGGTACGAGACCATCCAGCTCCGCGGGCGGCCCGCGCCGACCTACTGCTGGACCGATGTGCCGGTGGAGTTGCCCGATGTCGGGACCGATTCCGCCGGTGCTGCGGGTGTTCCCGTCGCCGCCACAACCGATTTCGTCACCGCGTCGGCCGAAATCGACATCGCCGACCGGGCCGCTGTCGACATCCGGCCGATCCTGGAGACCGGCGACGGGTCGGCGCCGCAGCCGGGCCGGGCACCGTAG
- the infA gene encoding translation initiation factor IF-1, translated as MNNGKGIEIEGTVVECLRNATFRVELPNGHTVLAHISGKIRKNYIKILPQDRVLVELSPYDLARGRILFRYRT; from the coding sequence ATGAACAACGGCAAAGGTATCGAGATCGAGGGCACCGTCGTCGAGTGCCTGCGCAACGCCACCTTCCGGGTGGAACTCCCCAACGGGCACACGGTACTCGCGCACATCAGCGGGAAGATCCGGAAGAACTACATCAAGATCCTGCCGCAGGACCGGGTGCTCGTGGAGCTGAGCCCCTACGACCTCGCCCGCGGCCGAATCCTGTTCCGGTACCGCACGTAA